CCGTGTGGGCGAACCCGGGCGCGTACGTGACGGTCGCCGCTTGGGGCCTTGCGGGCCTGGTGATGTCGCTGCTCAGCCGCCGCGGCACGCGCCGGGCGGCCACGGCCGGCATGGCTGCGGCGACGGCGGCGCTGGTGGTCGGCTACGTCGTGTGGGGCATCCTCGAGCCGGAGATCTCCCCGCTCGACCCGGCCATCCTCGGGCAGGCGGCGGGCTCGCTTATACTGATGTCGCTCGTCATCGCGGCCGGACCGCCGGTCCGTGGCGACGTCGGCTGATCACCTTCGCGGGCGCCCGAACGCACGCAGACGAGGGGCGAAACGACACCAGTGAGCATACTGTCCGACTTCGAGGACCGGGTCGCGGGCGCCGTCGAGGGTCTGTTCGCGGGCGCGTTCCGCTCGCCCGTCCAGCCCGCCGAGATCGCCAAGAAGTGCGGGAAGGCGATGGATGACGGCCGCGTAGTGGGTGTCGGGAAGGTGTACGCCCCGACCTCGTACACCGTCGTCATCTCCGAGGCCGACGAGGAGCGCATGGAGGGCTTCATCGAGGTCCTCGAGGGCGAGCTCGCAACGTACCTGGTCGGCTACGCGCAGGAGCGCGGCTACGACCTCGCCCAGCGTCCCGTCGTGCTGTTCGAGGTCGACGACGAGTTCCGGCTCGGCCGCGTCGAAGTGGAGACCAAGATGTCGCGGCGTCCGGTGACCGGCGAGCTCGGCGCTGACGACGTCGCCGAGCGCCCGGACTCGTCCGCCTCGGACGCGGGAACCCCCGCCACCGTGACCGTCACCGGGCTCGACCACGACGTCGTCCTCGCGGGCGGGAGGGTCGTCGTCGGCCGGCTCGCCGAGTGCGGCGTGGTGCTCGCCGACTCGAACGTCTCGCGCAGGCATGCCGCGTTCACGGAACGGACGGGCGGCTGGGAGGTCGAGGACCTCGGGTCGACGAACGGCACCTTCCTCAACGGCCGGCCGCTCACGGGCGCCGAGCTCCTGCGCGACGGCGACGTCGTCCAGGTCGGCGTGACGAAGCTCGTCTACAACGCCCCCGGGGCCGGCAGGTAGCGCGCCGTGCCGGAGATCATCCTGCTGTTCGGCAGGGTCCTGCTGCTCGGCCTGCTCTACCTGTTCCTGTTCGCCGTCGTGCGCACCGGCATCGGGCTGGTGTCGGGCGGCACGCCGAGACGCGCGCAGGGGGGATACGCCGTCGCGATCGTGCGCGGGCCGCAGACGCTCGAGGGCATGCGCATCCCGCTCACCGGACCGCTCGTCGTGGGCCGCGCACCGGACGCCGACATCGTGATCTCCGACGCGTTCGTCTCGACGCGCCACGCGCGCATCTCGCCGGGACGCGGAGGCGTGATCGTCGAGGACCTCGGCTCGACCAACGGCACGGTGCTCAACGGCGTGCCGGTCAC
This genomic window from Actinomycetota bacterium contains:
- a CDS encoding DUF2662 domain-containing protein, whose protein sequence is MSILSDFEDRVAGAVEGLFAGAFRSPVQPAEIAKKCGKAMDDGRVVGVGKVYAPTSYTVVISEADEERMEGFIEVLEGELATYLVGYAQERGYDLAQRPVVLFEVDDEFRLGRVEVETKMSRRPVTGELGADDVAERPDSSASDAGTPATVTVTGLDHDVVLAGGRVVVGRLAECGVVLADSNVSRRHAAFTERTGGWEVEDLGSTNGTFLNGRPLTGAELLRDGDVVQVGVTKLVYNAPGAGR
- a CDS encoding FHA domain-containing protein produces the protein MPEIILLFGRVLLLGLLYLFLFAVVRTGIGLVSGGTPRRAQGGYAVAIVRGPQTLEGMRIPLTGPLVVGRAPDADIVISDAFVSTRHARISPGRGGVIVEDLGSTNGTVLNGVPVTAPAAASPGDIVSVGPVDLKVEES